The Brienomyrus brachyistius isolate T26 unplaced genomic scaffold, BBRACH_0.4 scaffold48, whole genome shotgun sequence DNA segment ctctgggctccatcacatgaacatgcctgctgacaataacactcacataccacttatacaccctgtggataaagagccctcactgtttctatagcaggttaggatgctgtgctgtgatcagaaggcagactggatgggaatggaaacgtagtaacaaacaaaaagtgacatcactaccttcagtcattataaagtctgtggtcaagattagctactgctatacaaacagctatagctgtgattatcaaaataaaacccacttattaatccatgaggagaaatatataatatatattacacatttcaaacaatattcatgtattactgccagaccagacatgatttcccatccccacgtcacttacagagccgtcctggagttcttgaccacaggcagcagcctgcagtgctcttcatctgatctgatgtatttcttcagatcaaacacatccagctcctcatctgacatcagcatcacaaaggccagagctgagtactgtgcaggtgagaggtcatctgctgaaatgtttcctgaattcaggtatctttgtacttcctctactagagaattgtcacccagttcagtcagacagtggaacaggttgatggtcctttctggagataaattctcctgtattttctccttgatgtattgggctgtttccttaatggtTTGTGAGCAGGTTTCTGTTggccccagtagcctttgtaacagagtcttactggagtctgttgagaggcccaggaggaagcggaggtagaggtccaagtgtccattcttgctctctaatgcctgatccactgcagtcttcagcaggtcagctgatgagtttgacagaaacacatataaagcagcgagatactcctggatggtgagatgcacaaagcagtacaccttctcctggtacaacccatactcctctttaaagacttctgtgcacactccagagtaaactgaagtttcagtgacatcaatgccattccctgtcagatcttgctcataaaatatgagattgcctttctcaaggttgtcaatagcaagtttaccaagttttaaaaggaattccttgctgtattcttTAAGCTTAGTTTCttggtttttcatatacttgtcattttttaaacttgtctgaaagatcaggaagtgtgtgtacatttcagtcagagtccttggaatttctcccctgtcagtctcactaaaaaacctcttaagcacagaggctgaaatccagcagaacacaggaatgtggcacatgatgaagaggctccttgatgatttcacatgtgtgataatcctgttggccaggctctgatcattaaatctcttcttgaaatactcctccttctgggcatcactgaaccctcgtatctctgtcacctggtggacacactcaggaggtatctgattggctgctgctggccgggaggttatccagaggagagcggatgggagcagattccccttaatgaggttagtcaacagcacatccagtgacgttttctttgttacatcaaaccagctctcattgttctgaaaatcgagaggaaggcgacactcatccagaccgtcaaagatgaacaagactttgtacctaaacagctcagtggacTCAAATGacttcagttctgggacaaagtggtgaagcagttcaatcagactgtattcacccttaatcaaattcaggtcccggaaaggaagagcaaatatgaagtgaacatcctggtttgcttttccttctgcccagtcgagaataaatttctgcacagagactgttttcccgatacctgccacccctttagtgagtacagttctgataggtgtcacacgcccacataagggtttaaatatatcattgcacttgactgtagtatcttttGTTcgacttttcttggatgctgtttcaatctgtctcacttcatgttcatcattgactgctccagtcccaccttcagttatgtagagttctgtgtaaatctcactgagaagtgttggctgtccttccttagctttcccttcaaatacacactcaaattgcttcttaagtttacaTTTAATTTCCTGTTGATGTTGCAGCATGAGCagtcctgaaaagaaatgagaggaaaatgcagtaattctcaccgtgatcctgaccagtatgaggaagaatattttccaaaaacaaactttttcacacatacatatccagatatttccctgtgactgtgaatgtgaaactgaaagttttatcatgcgtattttactggaacaccgcatacaggaccgtgaataagccttaggcagccaaaggaaatgtttaaagccatttatctgggtagtaagtgtatatctgctcagaaccaaaaaaaactacaaaaccccttttcatttccaaaacctctcctcaggggcaccacagccagtccatgtatttgttaaatttcaccaccagctcacttctttcattaattaaataagtttaaaactcaatgagatattgatcagccacatgaggtgtgttagtggtcaagtaaaaaaatacagggATATACTGCACAATATCAGCAAATATTAAGGTGATgttgggagaggttctgaaatggcaaacacactttgacatacatattatagtagttctacaccaacataaagaccatttaaacatccttttctttgactgcctaagacgtttacacaatattgtacatgtacataataTTATAAAGTTCTTACTCTTGTCCAGCAGGTCAGCAAGATCATTATGTTTCAtgatcctcaggatgtacactgtgatcttcagagcctcctctctaacactggtcttctgcatctgaccatcacagtccaggtcattgtcctcctccagctgaggctcagagcattctgggtatttCTGATCTAGGAGCCTCACAAACGTCTTCAGTTCctcctttaggaacttcatggctttttcctctagcgactaaaataaacagtcagagttaattattgctacttacaccaaaccttttcagagtttcacttgtgaatcatagtttaaaacatattttctttaagaTGATGAATTCATTATTAtgcagctgtataaaatataagctaattcacataacagccaagaaaatatatatcagcaataaatacaaaccttcaatatggatgataaacccgatttatcatgtagatctgaactgcaatcttccatttggtctctgtgaattaggcagaaacataaagacctcaattcatctacacaaatgtaacagaaaggctgaaaagttccccattaaaattgctgttactgcagataaagaataacactgtggtatattacaacaccaattccaaaaagttggacattgtgcaaattgtaaataaaaacagaatgtaatgatatggaaatctcataaacctgtattatattcataacaaagtataaaaaacatatcagatgtttaaactgaga contains these protein-coding regions:
- the LOC125723381 gene encoding NACHT, LRR and PYD domains-containing protein 12-like isoform X10, with the translated sequence MDGSASEMRPPVGCNRKSPESVLMKRADSPVPSCVSLKSDWSVKQRIRIFEGSLPTDQSVLMKRADSPVPSCVSLKSDASIEKRLNFREGPFPTDQRDQMEDCSSDLHDKSGLSSILKSLEEKAMKFLKEELKTFVRLLDQKYPECSEPQLEEDNDLDCDGQMQKTSVREEALKITVYILRIMKHNDLADLLDKRLLMLQHQQEIKCKLKKQFECVFEGKAKEGQPTLLSEIYTELYITEGGTGAVNDEHEVRQIETASKKSRTKDTTVKCNDIFKPLCGRVTPIRTVLTKGVAGIGKTVSVQKFILDWAEGKANQDVHFIFALPFRDLNLIKGEYSLIELLHHFVPELKSFESTELFRYKVLFIFDGLDECRLPLDFQNNESWFDVTKKTSLDVLLTNLIKGNLLPSALLWITSRPAAANQIPPECVHQVTEIRGFSDAQKEEYFKKRFNDQSLANRIITHVKSSRSLFIMCHIPVFCWISASVLKRFFSETDRGEIPRTLTEMYTHFLIFQTSLKNDKYMKNQETKLKEYSKEFLLKLGKLAIDNLEKGNLIFYEQDLTGNGIDVTETSVYSGVCTEVFKEEYGLYQEKVYCFVHLTIQEYLAALYVFLSNSSADLLKTAVDQALESKNGHLDLYLRFLLGLSTDSSKTLLQRLLGPTETCSQTIKETAQYIKEKIQENLSPERTINLFHCLTELGDNSLVEEVQRYLNSGNISADDLSPAQYSALAFVMLMSDEELDVFDLKKYIRSDEEHCRLLPVVKNSRTALLNSCDLIDKHCEVLSSALRSNSSPLRELDLSDNNLKDSGVKLLSAALGDLHCKLEILRLSGCRVTEEGCSSLASALKLNPSHLRELDLSDNNLKDSGVKLLSAALGDLHCKLEILRLSGCRVTEEGCSSLASALRSNPSHLRELDLSYNHPGDSGVKLLSALLEDPSCKLEKLQVGRCELTVKCCEALASALRSNSSPLRELDLSDNDLQDSGVKLLSAGLGDIHCKLEILRLSGCRVTEEGCSSLASALRSNPSHLRELDLSYNHPGDSGVKLLSAVLEDPSCKLEKLHVDYGGECRTRAGLQKYSCQLTLDPNTANRLLSLSGGNRKVTWGAEQPYPDHPERFDSWEQVLCRESLTGRCYWEAEWDGDVVLIGVTYKGIGRKGGSDCGLGDNNKSWSLYCETDSYSVYHNNKRTLIPIEPSGPRRVGVYLDWGAGALSFYRVSSDGLTPLHRFTSSFTESLYPGFYVNVNCSVSL
- the LOC125723381 gene encoding NACHT, LRR and PYD domains-containing protein 12-like isoform X7: MRPPVGCNRKSPESVLMKRADSPVPSCVSLKSDWSVKQRIRIFEGSLPTDQSVLMKRADSPVPSCVSLKSDWSVKQRIRIFEGSLPTDQSVLMKRADSPVPSCVSLKSDASIEKRLNFREGPFPTDQRDQMEDCSSDLHDKSGLSSILKSLEEKAMKFLKEELKTFVRLLDQKYPECSEPQLEEDNDLDCDGQMQKTSVREEALKITVYILRIMKHNDLADLLDKRLLMLQHQQEIKCKLKKQFECVFEGKAKEGQPTLLSEIYTELYITEGGTGAVNDEHEVRQIETASKKSRTKDTTVKCNDIFKPLCGRVTPIRTVLTKGVAGIGKTVSVQKFILDWAEGKANQDVHFIFALPFRDLNLIKGEYSLIELLHHFVPELKSFESTELFRYKVLFIFDGLDECRLPLDFQNNESWFDVTKKTSLDVLLTNLIKGNLLPSALLWITSRPAAANQIPPECVHQVTEIRGFSDAQKEEYFKKRFNDQSLANRIITHVKSSRSLFIMCHIPVFCWISASVLKRFFSETDRGEIPRTLTEMYTHFLIFQTSLKNDKYMKNQETKLKEYSKEFLLKLGKLAIDNLEKGNLIFYEQDLTGNGIDVTETSVYSGVCTEVFKEEYGLYQEKVYCFVHLTIQEYLAALYVFLSNSSADLLKTAVDQALESKNGHLDLYLRFLLGLSTDSSKTLLQRLLGPTETCSQTIKETAQYIKEKIQENLSPERTINLFHCLTELGDNSLVEEVQRYLNSGNISADDLSPAQYSALAFVMLMSDEELDVFDLKKYIRSDEEHCRLLPVVKNSRTALLNSCDLIDKHCEVLSSALRSNSSPLRELDLSDNNLKDSGVKLLSAALGDLHCKLEILRLSGCRVTEEGCSSLASALKLNPSHLRELDLSDNNLKDSGVKLLSAALGDLHCKLEILRLSGCRVTEEGCSSLASALRSNPSHLRELDLSYNHPGDSGVKLLSALLEDPSCKLEKLQVGRCELTVKCCEALASALRSNSSPLRELDLSDNDLQDSGVKLLSAGLGDIHCKLEILRLSGCRVTEEGCSSLASALRSNPSHLRELDLSYNHPGDSGVKLLSAVLEDPSCKLEKLHVDYGGECRTRAGLQKYSCQLTLDPNTANRLLSLSGGNRKVTWGAEQPYPDHPERFDSWEQVLCRESLTGRCYWEAEWDGDVVLIGVTYKGIGRKGGSDCGLGDNNKSWSLYCETDSYSVYHNNKRTLIPIEPSGPRRVGVYLDWGAGALSFYRVSSDGLTPLHRFTSSFTESLYPGFYVNVNCSVSL
- the LOC125723381 gene encoding NACHT, LRR and PYD domains-containing protein 12-like isoform X9 — translated: MDGSASEMRPPVGCNRKSPESVLMKRADSPVPSCVSLKSDWSVKQRIRIFEGSLPTDQSVLMKRADSPVPSCVSLKSDWSVKQRIRIFEGSLPTDQSVLMKRADSPVPSCVSLKSDWSVKQRIRIFEGSLPTDQSVLMKRADSPVPSCVSLKSDASIEKRLNFREGPFPTDQRDQMEDCSSDLHDKSGLSSILKSLEEKAMKFLKEELKTFVRLLDQKYPECSEPQLEEDNDLDCDGQMQKTSVREEALKITVYILRIMKHNDLADLLDKRLLMLQHQQEIKCKLKKQFECVFEGKAKEGQPTLLSEIYTELYITEGGTGAVNDEHEVRQIETASKKSRTKDTTVKCNDIFKPLCGRVTPIRTVLTKGVAGIGKTVSVQKFILDWAEGKANQDVHFIFALPFRDLNLIKGEYSLIELLHHFVPELKSFESTELFRYKVLFIFDGLDECRLPLDFQNNESWFDVTKKTSLDVLLTNLIKGNLLPSALLWITSRPAAANQIPPECVHQVTEIRGFSDAQKEEYFKKRFNDQSLANRIITHVKSSRSLFIMCHIPVFCWISASVLKRFFSETDRGEIPRTLTEMYTHFLIFQTSLKNDKYMKNQETKLKEYSKEFLLKLGKLAIDNLEKGNLIFYEQDLTGNGIDVTETSVYSGVCTEVFKEEYGLYQEKVYCFVHLTIQEYLAALYVFLSNSSADLLKTAVDQALESKNGHLDLYLRFLLGLSTDSSKTLLQRLLGPTETCSQTIKETAQYIKEKIQENLSPERTINLFHCLTELGDNSLVEEVQRYLNSGNISADDLSPAQYSALAFVMLMSDEELDVFDLKKYIRSDEEHCRLLPVVKNSRTALLNSCDLIDKHCEVLSSALRSNSSPLRELDLSDNNLKDSGVKLLSAALGDLHCKLEILRLSGCRVTEEGCSSLASALKLNPSHLRELDLSDNNLKDSGVKLLSAALGDLHCKLEILRLSGCRVTEEGCSSLASALRSNPSHLRELDLSYNHPGDSGVKLLSALLEDPSCKLEKLQLSGCRVTEEGCSSLASALRSNPSHLRELDLSYNHPGDSGVKLLSAVLEDPSCKLEKLHVDYGGECRTRAGLQKYSCQLTLDPNTANRLLSLSGGNRKVTWGAEQPYPDHPERFDSWEQVLCRESLTGRCYWEAEWDGDVVLIGVTYKGIGRKGGSDCGLGDNNKSWSLYCETDSYSVYHNNKRTLIPIEPSGPRRVGVYLDWGAGALSFYRVSSDGLTPLHRFTSSFTESLYPGFYVNVNCSVSL
- the LOC125723381 gene encoding NACHT, LRR and PYD domains-containing protein 12-like isoform X19; the encoded protein is MRPPVGCNRKSPESVLMKRADSPVPSCVSLKSDRSMEPPPAFREGPFPTDQRDQMEDCSSDLHDKSGLSSILKSLEEKAMKFLKEELKTFVRLLDQKYPECSEPQLEEDNDLDCDGQMQKTSVREEALKITVYILRIMKHNDLADLLDKRLLMLQHQQEIKCKLKKQFECVFEGKAKEGQPTLLSEIYTELYITEGGTGAVNDEHEVRQIETASKKSRTKDTTVKCNDIFKPLCGRVTPIRTVLTKGVAGIGKTVSVQKFILDWAEGKANQDVHFIFALPFRDLNLIKGEYSLIELLHHFVPELKSFESTELFRYKVLFIFDGLDECRLPLDFQNNESWFDVTKKTSLDVLLTNLIKGNLLPSALLWITSRPAAANQIPPECVHQVTEIRGFSDAQKEEYFKKRFNDQSLANRIITHVKSSRSLFIMCHIPVFCWISASVLKRFFSETDRGEIPRTLTEMYTHFLIFQTSLKNDKYMKNQETKLKEYSKEFLLKLGKLAIDNLEKGNLIFYEQDLTGNGIDVTETSVYSGVCTEVFKEEYGLYQEKVYCFVHLTIQEYLAALYVFLSNSSADLLKTAVDQALESKNGHLDLYLRFLLGLSTDSSKTLLQRLLGPTETCSQTIKETAQYIKEKIQENLSPERTINLFHCLTELGDNSLVEEVQRYLNSGNISADDLSPAQYSALAFVMLMSDEELDVFDLKKYIRSDEEHCRLLPVVKNSRTALLNSCDLIDKHCEVLSSALRSNSSPLRELDLSDNNLKDSGVKLLSAALGDLHCKLEILRLSGCRVTEEGCSSLASALKLNPSHLRELDLSDNNLKDSGVKLLSAALGDLHCKLEILRLSGCRVTEEGCSSLASALRSNPSHLRELDLSYNHPGDSGVKLLSALLEDPSCKLEKLQVGRCELTVKCCEALASALRSNSSPLRELDLSDNDLQDSGVKLLSAGLGDIHCKLEILRLSGCRVTEEGCSSLASALRSNPSHLRELDLSYNHPGDSGVKLLSAVLEDPSCKLEKLHVDYGGECRTRAGLQKYSCQLTLDPNTANRLLSLSGGNRKVTWGAEQPYPDHPERFDSWEQVLCRESLTGRCYWEAEWDGDVVLIGVTYKGIGRKGGSDCGLGDNNKSWSLYCETDSYSVYHNNKRTLIPIEPSGPRRVGVYLDWGAGALSFYRVSSDGLTPLHRFTSSFTESLYPGFYVNVNCSVSL
- the LOC125723381 gene encoding NACHT, LRR and PYD domains-containing protein 12-like isoform X13, whose protein sequence is MRPPVGCNRKSPESVLMKRADSPVPSCVSLKSDWSVKQRIRIFEGSLPTDQSVLMKRADSPVPSCVSLKSDASIEKRLNFREGPFPTDQRDQMEDCSSDLHDKSGLSSILKSLEEKAMKFLKEELKTFVRLLDQKYPECSEPQLEEDNDLDCDGQMQKTSVREEALKITVYILRIMKHNDLADLLDKRLLMLQHQQEIKCKLKKQFECVFEGKAKEGQPTLLSEIYTELYITEGGTGAVNDEHEVRQIETASKKSRTKDTTVKCNDIFKPLCGRVTPIRTVLTKGVAGIGKTVSVQKFILDWAEGKANQDVHFIFALPFRDLNLIKGEYSLIELLHHFVPELKSFESTELFRYKVLFIFDGLDECRLPLDFQNNESWFDVTKKTSLDVLLTNLIKGNLLPSALLWITSRPAAANQIPPECVHQVTEIRGFSDAQKEEYFKKRFNDQSLANRIITHVKSSRSLFIMCHIPVFCWISASVLKRFFSETDRGEIPRTLTEMYTHFLIFQTSLKNDKYMKNQETKLKEYSKEFLLKLGKLAIDNLEKGNLIFYEQDLTGNGIDVTETSVYSGVCTEVFKEEYGLYQEKVYCFVHLTIQEYLAALYVFLSNSSADLLKTAVDQALESKNGHLDLYLRFLLGLSTDSSKTLLQRLLGPTETCSQTIKETAQYIKEKIQENLSPERTINLFHCLTELGDNSLVEEVQRYLNSGNISADDLSPAQYSALAFVMLMSDEELDVFDLKKYIRSDEEHCRLLPVVKNSRTALLNSCDLIDKHCEVLSSALRSNSSPLRELDLSDNNLKDSGVKLLSAALGDLHCKLEILRLSGCRVTEEGCSSLASALKLNPSHLRELDLSDNNLKDSGVKLLSAALGDLHCKLEILRLSGCRVTEEGCSSLASALRSNPSHLRELDLSYNHPGDSGVKLLSALLEDPSCKLEKLQVGRCELTVKCCEALASALRSNSSPLRELDLSDNDLQDSGVKLLSAGLGDIHCKLEILRLSGCRVTEEGCSSLASALRSNPSHLRELDLSYNHPGDSGVKLLSAVLEDPSCKLEKLHVDYGGECRTRAGLQKYSCQLTLDPNTANRLLSLSGGNRKVTWGAEQPYPDHPERFDSWEQVLCRESLTGRCYWEAEWDGDVVLIGVTYKGIGRKGGSDCGLGDNNKSWSLYCETDSYSVYHNNKRTLIPIEPSGPRRVGVYLDWGAGALSFYRVSSDGLTPLHRFTSSFTESLYPGFYVNVNCSVSL
- the LOC125723381 gene encoding NLR family CARD domain-containing protein 3-like isoform X21, which gives rise to MDGSASEMRPPVGCNRKSPESVLMKRADSPVPSCVSLKSDWSVKQRIRIFEGSLPTDQSVLMKRADSPVPSCVSLKSDWSVKQRIRIFEGSLPTDQSVLMKRADSPVPSCVSLKSDWSVKQRIRIFEGSLPTDQSVLMKRADSPVPSCVSLKSDASIEKRLNFREGPFPTDQRDQMEDCSSDLHDKSGLSSILKSLEEKAMKFLKEELKTFVRLLDQKYPECSEPQLEEDNDLDCDGQMQKTSVREEALKITVYILRIMKHNDLADLLDKRLLMLQHQQEIKCKLKKQFECVFEGKAKEGQPTLLSEIYTELYITEGGTGAVNDEHEVRQIETASKKSRTKDTTVKCNDIFKPLCGRVTPIRTVLTKGVAGIGKTVSVQKFILDWAEGKANQDVHFIFALPFRDLNLIKGEYSLIELLHHFVPELKSFESTELFRYKVLFIFDGLDECRLPLDFQNNESWFDVTKKTSLDVLLTNLIKGNLLPSALLWITSRPAAANQIPPECVHQVTEIRGFSDAQKEEYFKKRFNDQSLANRIITHVKSSRSLFIMCHIPVFCWISASVLKRFFSETDRGEIPRTLTEMYTHFLIFQTSLKNDKYMKNQETKLKEYSKEFLLKLGKLAIDNLEKGNLIFYEQDLTGNGIDVTETSVYSGVCTEVFKEEYGLYQEKVYCFVHLTIQEYLAALYVFLSNSSADLLKTAVDQALESKNGHLDLYLRFLLGLSTDSSKTLLQRLLGPTETCSQTIKETAQYIKEKIQENLSPERTINLFHCLTELGDNSLVEEVQRYLNSGNISADDLSPAQYSALAFVMLMSDEELDVFDLKKYIRSDEEHCRLLPVVKNSRTALLNSCDLIDKHCEVLSSALRSNSSPLRELDLSDNNLKDSGVKLLSAALGDLHCKLEILRLSGCRVTEEGCSSLASALKSNPSHLRELDLSYNHPGDSGVKLLSAVLEDPSCKLEKLHVDYGGECRTRAGLQKYSCQLTLDPNTANRLLSLSGGNRKVTWGAEQPYPDHPERFDSWEQVLCRESLTGRCYWEAEWDGDVVLIGVTYKGIGRKGGSDCGLGDNNKSWSLYCETDSYSVYHNNKRTLIPIEPSGPRRVGVYLDWGAGALSFYRVSSDGLTPLHRFTSSFTESLYPGFYVNVNCSVSL
- the LOC125723381 gene encoding NACHT, LRR and PYD domains-containing protein 12-like isoform X6, producing MDGSASEMRPPVGCNRKSPESVLMKRADSPVPSCVSLKSDWSVKQRIRIFEGSLPTDQSVLMKRADSPVPSCVSLKSDWSVKQRIRIFEGSLPTDQSVLMKRADSPVPSCVSLKSDRSMEPPPAFREGPFPTDQRDQMEDCSSDLHDKSGLSSILKSLEEKAMKFLKEELKTFVRLLDQKYPECSEPQLEEDNDLDCDGQMQKTSVREEALKITVYILRIMKHNDLADLLDKRLLMLQHQQEIKCKLKKQFECVFEGKAKEGQPTLLSEIYTELYITEGGTGAVNDEHEVRQIETASKKSRTKDTTVKCNDIFKPLCGRVTPIRTVLTKGVAGIGKTVSVQKFILDWAEGKANQDVHFIFALPFRDLNLIKGEYSLIELLHHFVPELKSFESTELFRYKVLFIFDGLDECRLPLDFQNNESWFDVTKKTSLDVLLTNLIKGNLLPSALLWITSRPAAANQIPPECVHQVTEIRGFSDAQKEEYFKKRFNDQSLANRIITHVKSSRSLFIMCHIPVFCWISASVLKRFFSETDRGEIPRTLTEMYTHFLIFQTSLKNDKYMKNQETKLKEYSKEFLLKLGKLAIDNLEKGNLIFYEQDLTGNGIDVTETSVYSGVCTEVFKEEYGLYQEKVYCFVHLTIQEYLAALYVFLSNSSADLLKTAVDQALESKNGHLDLYLRFLLGLSTDSSKTLLQRLLGPTETCSQTIKETAQYIKEKIQENLSPERTINLFHCLTELGDNSLVEEVQRYLNSGNISADDLSPAQYSALAFVMLMSDEELDVFDLKKYIRSDEEHCRLLPVVKNSRTALLNSCDLIDKHCEVLSSALRSNSSPLRELDLSDNNLKDSGVKLLSAALGDLHCKLEILRLSGCRVTEEGCSSLASALKLNPSHLRELDLSDNNLKDSGVKLLSAALGDLHCKLEILRLSGCRVTEEGCSSLASALRSNPSHLRELDLSYNHPGDSGVKLLSALLEDPSCKLEKLQVGRCELTVKCCEALASALRSNSSPLRELDLSDNDLQDSGVKLLSAGLGDIHCKLEILRLSGCRVTEEGCSSLASALRSNPSHLRELDLSYNHPGDSGVKLLSAVLEDPSCKLEKLHVDYGGECRTRAGLQKYSCQLTLDPNTANRLLSLSGGNRKVTWGAEQPYPDHPERFDSWEQVLCRESLTGRCYWEAEWDGDVVLIGVTYKGIGRKGGSDCGLGDNNKSWSLYCETDSYSVYHNNKRTLIPIEPSGPRRVGVYLDWGAGALSFYRVSSDGLTPLHRFTSSFTESLYPGFYVNVNCSVSL
- the LOC125723381 gene encoding NACHT, LRR and PYD domains-containing protein 12-like isoform X8, with amino-acid sequence MDGSASEMRPPVGCNRKSPESVLMKRADSPVPSCVSLKSDWSVKQRIRIFEGSLPTDQSVLMKRADSPVPSCVSLKSDWSVKQRIRIFEGSLPTDQSVLMKRADSPVPSCVSLKSDWSVKQRIRIFEGSLPTDQSVLMKRADSPVPSCVSLKSDASIEKRLNFREGPFPTDQRDQMEDCSSDLHDKSGLSSILKSLEEKAMKFLKEELKTFVRLLDQKYPECSEPQLEEDNDLDCDGQMQKTSVREEALKITVYILRIMKHNDLADLLDKRLLMLQHQQEIKCKLKKQFECVFEGKAKEGQPTLLSEIYTELYITEGGTGAVNDEHEVRQIETASKKSRTKDTTVKCNDIFKPLCGRVTPIRTVLTKGVAGIGKTVSVQKFILDWAEGKANQDVHFIFALPFRDLNLIKGEYSLIELLHHFVPELKSFESTELFRYKVLFIFDGLDECRLPLDFQNNESWFDVTKKTSLDVLLTNLIKGNLLPSALLWITSRPAAANQIPPECVHQVTEIRGFSDAQKEEYFKKRFNDQSLANRIITHVKSSRSLFIMCHIPVFCWISASVLKRFFSETDRGEIPRTLTEMYTHFLIFQTSLKNDKYMKNQETKLKEYSKEFLLKLGKLAIDNLEKGNLIFYEQDLTGNGIDVTETSVYSGVCTEVFKEEYGLYQEKVYCFVHLTIQEYLAALYVFLSNSSADLLKTAVDQALESKNGHLDLYLRFLLGLSTDSSKTLLQRLLGPTETCSQTIKETAQYIKEKIQENLSPERTINLFHCLTELGDNSLVEEVQRYLNSGNISADDLSPAQYSALAFVMLMSDEELDVFDLKKYIRSDEEHCRLLPVVKNSRTALLNSCDLIDKHCEVLSSALRSNSSPLRELDLSDNNLKDSGVKLLSAALGDLHCKLEILRLSGCRVTEEGCSSLASALRSNPSHLRELDLSYNHPGDSGVKLLSALLEDPSCKLEKLQVGRCELTVKCCEALASALRSNSSPLRELDLSDNDLQDSGVKLLSAGLGDIHCKLEILRLSGCRVTEEGCSSLASALRSNPSHLRELDLSYNHPGDSGVKLLSAVLEDPSCKLEKLHVDYGGECRTRAGLQKYSCQLTLDPNTANRLLSLSGGNRKVTWGAEQPYPDHPERFDSWEQVLCRESLTGRCYWEAEWDGDVVLIGVTYKGIGRKGGSDCGLGDNNKSWSLYCETDSYSVYHNNKRTLIPIEPSGPRRVGVYLDWGAGALSFYRVSSDGLTPLHRFTSSFTESLYPGFYVNVNCSVSL